gtttaatctGGGaagttaaatttaaaataaaaaataaaaaatattttaaatagaataaaaaatttGAGGGAAAATGCCTATGTTTCAgcatgttattattattattttttttttttaagattaacTGATactcatgtttttttcttaaaacaggaCACCGATTTCAGATATGACTTCTTAAATCATGGTGTACCAATCAGTGCAGGCAGAAAGCAATTACCTTACCTTGCACTGAAGGGAGCCATTGCTTTTCCAGCTGACGCCGAAATTCAGAAGATTGAATCAGTACAGGAAAGAGAGAcagtagaagaagaaaattcagctAAATTCCCCATACGAAGGAGAGATTTTGACAGTAAGTATACTTCAGTGCCTCTGAAACCATTTGTTAAAAGCCCAGTTAGAAACTCCATGTAATATCCAGGATTTGTTAGTACTATTTAAATCCTGCAATTCCAACTTACCTCTACTGTAAATAGCCTGGAGGGTCGAGGCGTAGGCATTTGTAGGCCATACAGAATTCCAGTTCTTTGATATTTTAAACTTtcactttgtatttctgtagtGCTCAGATGTATGCTGGGAAGAGTCTATCGACCCTGTTGGCAAGTCTGAAAACTACTGACTCACAG
The sequence above is a segment of the Excalfactoria chinensis isolate bCotChi1 chromosome 1, bCotChi1.hap2, whole genome shotgun sequence genome. Coding sequences within it:
- the PMCH gene encoding pro-MCH is translated as MAKMCISSYMLILSLFSQGFLISVSKSLQKAEDEDMLLTAFSVGKALQNGDRTEKRGATPSLKRYKIEESFSDEDSDRKSKFFDTDFRYDFLNHGVPISAGRKQLPYLALKGAIAFPADAEIQKIESVQERETVEEENSAKFPIRRRDFDMLRCMLGRVYRPCWQV